One genomic region from Desulfomicrobium macestii encodes:
- a CDS encoding glycosyltransferase family 2 protein, which translates to MTCVSVIIPTHDRADVLGRAVASVLGQTWTDLELFVVDDGSSDATASVLAEFDDPRLTGMHQENKGVSAARNLGIAASGGRYVALLDSDDYWMPDKLEKQVRFMAESGFAICQTDEIWIRNGQRVNPRFKHAKPAGWFLERSLELCLISPSCVMFTRELWRELGPFDERLPACEDYSLWLRVGTRHPVGLVPEALTVKTGGHADQLSRRIIGLDLYRIYAMVDLLRSMALGDEQRVMVVAALRERVRLYAQGCIKHGKDEEAVRVRELTAEVLRGL; encoded by the coding sequence ATGACATGTGTTTCCGTGATTATTCCCACCCACGATCGGGCGGATGTTCTGGGCCGGGCCGTTGCCTCCGTGCTGGGGCAGACCTGGACCGATCTTGAGCTTTTTGTCGTCGATGACGGCTCCTCCGACGCGACGGCTTCGGTGTTGGCCGAATTCGACGATCCCCGGCTTACGGGAATGCATCAGGAAAATAAAGGGGTCAGCGCGGCCCGCAACCTGGGCATCGCGGCCAGCGGTGGCAGATATGTCGCGCTTTTGGATTCCGACGACTACTGGATGCCGGACAAGCTCGAAAAACAGGTCCGCTTCATGGCCGAGAGCGGGTTTGCGATCTGCCAGACGGACGAAATCTGGATCAGGAACGGGCAAAGGGTCAATCCCCGTTTCAAGCATGCCAAGCCCGCCGGTTGGTTTCTTGAACGCTCCCTGGAATTGTGCCTGATCAGTCCGTCCTGCGTCATGTTCACCCGCGAATTGTGGAGGGAGCTCGGGCCCTTCGACGAACGCCTGCCCGCCTGCGAGGACTACAGCCTGTGGCTGCGCGTCGGGACGCGCCATCCGGTGGGGCTGGTGCCCGAGGCGCTGACGGTCAAGACCGGGGGGCACGCGGACCAGCTCTCGCGGCGCATCATCGGCCTTGACCTGTACCGCATCTACGCCATGGTCGATCTGTTGCGGAGCATGGCGCTTGGCGACGAGCAGCGGGTCATGGTCGTGGCGGCGCTGCGGGAGAGGGTGCGGCTTTATGCCCAAGGCTGCATCAAGCACGGCAAGGATGAGGAAGCGGTGCGGGTGCGGGAGTTGACCGCGGAGGTCTTGCGCGGCCTTTGA
- a CDS encoding molybdenum cofactor biosynthesis protein MoaE, which produces MDISKKIAELKTEPGFGENVGMILVHNGVVRAWSRKDKSKVGRVKIEVDQDKVEAIRAEFEARPGIFRVVAEARSGEYVPGDDLLFLIVAGDIRENVKPALSDLLDRIKSEAVSKQELAQ; this is translated from the coding sequence ATGGATATCAGCAAGAAAATCGCCGAACTCAAGACCGAACCCGGATTCGGGGAAAACGTGGGCATGATCCTGGTGCACAACGGCGTGGTCCGCGCCTGGTCGCGCAAGGACAAATCCAAGGTCGGCCGGGTCAAGATCGAAGTCGATCAGGACAAGGTCGAGGCCATCCGCGCCGAATTCGAAGCCCGTCCCGGCATCTTCAGGGTCGTGGCCGAAGCCAGGAGCGGTGAATACGTGCCCGGCGACGACCTGCTTTTTCTGATCGTGGCCGGCGACATCCGCGAAAACGTCAAACCGGCCCTGAGCGATCTTCTGGACCGCATCAAGTCCGAAGCCGTGAGCAAGCAGGAACTTGCCCAGTAA
- a CDS encoding glycosyltransferase family 9 protein, which produces MTNLATFEPRRILVCQLRQIGDVLLTTPSIRLLKERYPDATIDVFTEKKCTPVLENNPHLHKVWALNKKELPNFLAELKFYARIARENYDLVVDFQQLPRCRFVTLMSRAKVRLSYPPPWYNRLLYTHWAKPVPAYSGSYRASILAPLGITWSGQAPEIFLTEAETAWAREYLAAHGLTPGAYITLDPTHRRTTRLWPSRHYGAMIGQVHAARPDIRFLILYGPGEADMAREVLDNCPAPEACVFPDTVIGLRQMAAVQSLARLHVGNCSGPRHFAVAVSTPTLTILGATSGGWRFPSDQHEDIFEDLPCRPCNQNTCSRKDHACLETLSPERVARRILGILGSR; this is translated from the coding sequence ATGACCAATCTTGCCACCTTCGAGCCCAGACGCATCCTTGTCTGCCAACTGCGCCAGATCGGCGACGTGCTGCTGACCACCCCGTCCATCAGACTTCTGAAGGAACGATATCCAGACGCAACCATCGACGTCTTCACCGAAAAAAAATGCACGCCGGTGCTCGAAAACAATCCGCACCTGCACAAAGTATGGGCGCTGAACAAAAAGGAGCTGCCAAACTTCCTGGCCGAACTCAAATTCTATGCCCGCATAGCCCGCGAGAATTACGATCTGGTCGTGGATTTCCAGCAATTGCCGCGCTGCCGCTTCGTGACCCTCATGAGCCGCGCCAAGGTCCGGCTGTCCTACCCGCCGCCCTGGTACAACCGGTTGCTCTACACCCATTGGGCCAAACCCGTGCCCGCCTATTCCGGCAGCTACCGGGCCAGCATCCTCGCTCCGCTCGGCATCACCTGGAGCGGACAGGCCCCGGAAATCTTCCTGACCGAAGCGGAGACCGCCTGGGCCAGGGAATATCTGGCCGCCCACGGACTCACGCCCGGGGCGTACATCACCCTGGACCCGACCCATCGCCGCACAACCCGCCTCTGGCCGTCCCGTCATTACGGAGCCATGATCGGCCAGGTTCATGCCGCGCGGCCCGACATTCGATTTCTCATCCTCTACGGCCCGGGCGAGGCGGACATGGCCCGCGAGGTGCTGGACAACTGCCCCGCGCCCGAAGCCTGCGTCTTTCCTGACACGGTCATCGGCCTGCGTCAGATGGCCGCGGTGCAATCCCTGGCGCGCCTGCACGTCGGCAACTGTTCCGGGCCGCGCCATTTCGCAGTGGCCGTAAGCACCCCGACGCTGACCATCCTCGGCGCGACCAGCGGCGGCTGGCGCTTCCCGTCCGATCAGCACGAGGACATCTTCGAGGACCTGCCCTGCCGCCCCTGCAACCAGAACACCTGCTCCCGCAAGGATCACGCCTGTCTGGAAACCCTGTCCCCGGAGCGGGTCGCACGACGCATCCTTGGCATCCTCGGTTCACGATAA
- a CDS encoding glucan biosynthesis protein D — protein sequence MKRQSLFALIIPIILGAFLVASTAATAATDAPIPTGGTTFDYAWLKGRARALAATPHVSHEGELPKVLQNLTWDDYMQLSFDSEHALWQGESSLFRAELFHLGLYFKTPITIYELQDGKVKEIDYTPDLFKYGKSGIKGKDLPKDLGFAGFRFRFHTDWNRDLVAFLGASYFRAVGGEMQYGLSARGLAVDTALPRNEEFPLFTHFWLEKPRPGSDTATVYALLDSPSVTGAYRFDIRPGQTLGMKVDAALYPRKPIERLGVAPLTSMFLTGENDRRMGYDWRQEIHDSDGLAIHTGNGEWIWRPLENPPFLRFNAFMDRNPRGFGLFQRDQNFDHYQDDGVFYDKRPSVWVEPVGDWGEGSVQLVEISHVDETFDNIVAFWNPAAPVEAGQELLFSYNIYWGTQPPMPGQLAHVVDTFTGLGGVVGQKRVYYSKRFAVDFTGGDLAMIAKDKKITPVLETSAGRIELTSVRPQHAINGFRCMFDVVPPDESQNPINLRLHLEADGRRISETWVYQMTPPPMQERTLYNP from the coding sequence ATGAAGCGTCAATCTCTTTTCGCGTTGATCATTCCGATCATTCTTGGCGCCTTCCTTGTCGCGTCCACGGCCGCCACGGCGGCCACGGACGCGCCAATTCCCACCGGCGGCACAACCTTCGACTACGCTTGGCTCAAAGGCCGCGCCCGGGCCCTGGCCGCCACGCCCCATGTCAGCCACGAAGGGGAGTTGCCCAAGGTTCTGCAGAACCTGACCTGGGACGACTACATGCAGCTCTCCTTTGATTCGGAGCATGCGCTGTGGCAAGGCGAGAGCTCTCTTTTTCGCGCCGAACTCTTCCACCTCGGCCTGTACTTCAAGACCCCCATCACCATCTATGAGTTACAGGACGGCAAGGTCAAAGAGATCGACTACACCCCGGACCTCTTCAAATACGGGAAATCCGGGATCAAGGGCAAGGACCTGCCAAAAGACCTCGGCTTCGCCGGTTTCCGCTTCCGCTTTCACACCGACTGGAACCGCGATCTGGTGGCCTTCCTGGGTGCGAGCTACTTTCGCGCCGTGGGCGGCGAGATGCAGTACGGCCTGTCCGCCCGTGGCCTGGCCGTGGACACTGCCTTGCCCAGAAACGAGGAGTTTCCGCTCTTCACGCATTTCTGGCTGGAAAAACCCCGCCCTGGAAGCGACACCGCCACCGTCTACGCCCTGCTCGATTCACCCAGCGTCACCGGCGCCTACCGTTTCGACATCCGCCCCGGGCAGACCCTCGGCATGAAAGTGGACGCCGCCCTCTACCCGCGCAAGCCCATCGAGCGTCTGGGCGTGGCACCCCTGACCAGCATGTTCCTGACCGGAGAGAACGATCGCCGCATGGGCTACGACTGGCGGCAGGAGATCCACGACTCCGACGGATTGGCCATCCATACCGGCAACGGCGAATGGATCTGGCGCCCCCTTGAGAATCCTCCATTCCTGCGCTTCAACGCCTTCATGGATCGGAACCCGCGCGGCTTTGGCCTGTTCCAGCGTGATCAGAATTTCGATCACTACCAGGACGACGGCGTGTTCTACGACAAGCGCCCAAGCGTCTGGGTGGAGCCGGTGGGAGACTGGGGCGAGGGCTCGGTGCAGCTGGTCGAGATCTCCCATGTGGACGAAACATTCGACAACATCGTGGCCTTCTGGAACCCCGCCGCTCCGGTGGAGGCAGGACAGGAGCTGCTCTTCAGCTACAACATCTACTGGGGCACGCAGCCGCCCATGCCGGGCCAGCTGGCCCATGTCGTGGACACCTTCACGGGTCTTGGCGGAGTGGTCGGCCAGAAACGCGTCTATTACAGCAAACGCTTCGCCGTGGACTTCACCGGCGGCGATCTGGCCATGATCGCCAAGGACAAGAAGATAACGCCGGTCCTTGAGACTTCGGCCGGCCGCATCGAACTGACCTCGGTCCGTCCGCAGCACGCCATAAACGGCTTTCGCTGCATGTTCGACGTGGTCCCGCCCGACGAGAGCCAAAACCCCATCAACCTGCGCCTGCACCTCGAAGCCGACGGCCGGCGCATCAGCGAAACCTGGGTCTACCAGATGACGCCCCCGCCCATGCAGGAGCGTACGCTCTATAATCCCTGA
- a CDS encoding YcaO-like family protein — MIKIHPCPKGYVTDLDKTCTPEETVTRARAALANSGKRILAQTRRIDTGRLGIPVYMSICGEDARGIMPTRKQMGKGASAPQAEASALMELVERFSYFSYWDNPENFQSMTWSQARETFGDRLLPISYMLQSVTDGVCEDDAARILDLLPWRFAPVTDIGGGQEFMAPLDWFKKLNEFNGSSAGNTLEESMLQGGCELVERHVCAVVDRTRQETPSIDPASFTDPVLIELHEKFIANGLKVFLKDFSLGLPVPTVAALVMDPATFPHKSEIVFTAGTASSPEKAAIRALTEIAQLGGDFETCSNYEASGLPKFIHPDQCAWLTSGAVVSIHSLPSNTNADIATELEIFCARLKDQDFTFFSVDTTVKELGIPANYNFVPGFLFRERTPMASLGLFVGRVLAEDMDPEQAEAGLDVLEEIHPEAHYLPFFRGLVALRQGDIDQAASWFARAEHLQPEADDRGLAAFYQAYALSQQGQWSGTIPHLDRAVEYCPEVKEYFNLRGVAYFKQQEFAGAAANFELALALDSGSAMDLANLGLCHKFMNNADKARELLTEALALDPGLEFARTHLNEL; from the coding sequence ATGATCAAGATACATCCCTGCCCCAAGGGCTACGTCACGGACCTGGACAAGACCTGCACACCCGAAGAAACCGTCACTCGGGCACGGGCAGCCCTGGCGAACTCCGGTAAACGCATCCTGGCCCAGACCCGGCGCATCGACACCGGCCGTCTCGGCATCCCGGTCTACATGTCTATCTGCGGCGAGGACGCCCGGGGCATCATGCCCACCCGCAAACAGATGGGCAAAGGCGCTTCCGCCCCCCAGGCCGAAGCCTCGGCGCTGATGGAGCTGGTGGAGAGGTTCAGCTATTTTTCCTACTGGGACAATCCCGAAAACTTTCAGTCCATGACCTGGTCGCAGGCACGAGAAACTTTTGGCGACAGGCTCCTGCCCATCTCCTACATGCTCCAGTCCGTGACGGACGGAGTCTGCGAAGACGATGCGGCGCGCATCCTGGACCTTTTGCCCTGGCGTTTCGCGCCGGTCACGGACATCGGCGGAGGACAGGAGTTCATGGCCCCGCTGGACTGGTTCAAGAAACTCAACGAATTCAATGGCTCCTCCGCAGGCAACACCCTGGAGGAGTCCATGCTGCAGGGCGGATGCGAACTGGTCGAGCGCCATGTCTGCGCCGTCGTCGACCGCACCCGGCAGGAAACGCCAAGCATCGATCCTGCCTCCTTCACCGACCCGGTCCTGATCGAATTGCACGAAAAATTCATCGCCAACGGCCTGAAAGTCTTTCTCAAGGATTTCAGCCTGGGCCTGCCCGTGCCCACGGTGGCGGCCCTGGTCATGGACCCCGCCACCTTCCCGCACAAAAGCGAGATCGTCTTCACGGCAGGCACGGCCTCATCTCCCGAAAAGGCGGCCATCCGCGCCCTGACGGAAATCGCCCAGCTCGGCGGGGATTTCGAGACCTGCAGCAATTACGAAGCCTCGGGCCTGCCCAAGTTCATTCATCCGGATCAGTGCGCGTGGCTGACTTCCGGCGCGGTGGTCTCCATCCACTCCCTGCCTTCAAACACCAACGCCGATATCGCAACGGAGCTCGAAATCTTCTGTGCGCGGCTCAAGGACCAGGACTTCACCTTTTTCTCCGTGGACACCACGGTCAAAGAGCTTGGCATCCCCGCCAACTACAACTTCGTGCCCGGATTTCTGTTCCGGGAGCGCACGCCCATGGCCTCCCTGGGCCTTTTCGTGGGCCGCGTGCTGGCCGAGGACATGGACCCCGAGCAGGCCGAAGCCGGGCTTGACGTGCTGGAAGAAATCCACCCCGAGGCCCATTACCTACCGTTTTTCAGGGGCCTCGTGGCCCTGCGCCAGGGCGATATCGACCAGGCCGCGTCCTGGTTCGCCCGGGCCGAGCACCTCCAGCCTGAAGCCGACGACCGGGGCCTGGCCGCGTTCTATCAGGCCTACGCGCTTTCCCAGCAGGGACAGTGGTCCGGCACGATCCCCCATCTGGACCGTGCCGTGGAGTACTGCCCCGAGGTCAAGGAGTACTTCAACCTGCGCGGGGTGGCCTATTTCAAGCAGCAGGAATTCGCCGGAGCGGCGGCCAACTTCGAGCTAGCCCTCGCTCTTGACAGCGGATCAGCCATGGACCTGGCCAATCTGGGTCTGTGTCATAAGTTCATGAACAACGCGGACAAGGCCCGGGAACTCCTGACCGAAGCGCTGGCTCTCGATCCAGGTCTGGAATTCGCCCGCACCCATTTGAACGAACTGTAG
- a CDS encoding glycosyltransferase produces the protein MRSIQVVNVRWFNATAWYGMYLSRLLRESGHEVLVLGLPGTLSARKGEEWGLPMRLLDLNTATPWGIASLHGKLKRLVREFRPDVVNCHRGESYLLWGLIKKELGGFRLIRTRGDQRLPKANLVNRWLHNDVSDAVITTNSPMTRHFRDVFKVPKNKLHQILGGVDTDTFHPDPAARTRIRAELGYGDGNFVVGLLGRFDRVKGQHELIRAVARLHAQGMKNIRLLLLGFDSATPESTVRGWITEHGIDSITAITGKRPDIAACLNVLDLGVVASLWSETIARAALEIMATGVPLISTDVGVMPDLLEPGALFAAGDVDGLEQGIRAVATEPGLAESLLEVQGRRMADLSGRDFLTQTLAVYEDAP, from the coding sequence ATGAGAAGCATCCAGGTCGTCAATGTACGGTGGTTCAACGCCACAGCCTGGTACGGAATGTACTTGAGCCGCCTCCTGCGTGAAAGCGGCCATGAGGTCCTGGTCCTGGGGCTGCCGGGCACCCTGTCCGCCCGCAAGGGAGAGGAATGGGGGCTGCCCATGCGGCTTCTGGACCTGAACACGGCCACGCCCTGGGGCATAGCCTCGCTGCATGGCAAACTCAAGCGACTGGTGCGCGAATTCAGACCCGACGTGGTCAACTGCCACCGGGGAGAGAGCTACCTGCTGTGGGGTCTCATCAAGAAAGAGCTGGGGGGATTCCGACTGATCCGCACGCGCGGAGACCAGCGCCTGCCCAAGGCGAACCTGGTCAACCGCTGGCTGCACAATGACGTCAGTGACGCGGTCATCACCACCAACTCGCCCATGACCCGCCATTTCAGGGATGTCTTTAAGGTGCCAAAAAACAAGCTGCACCAGATCCTCGGCGGTGTGGACACGGATACGTTTCACCCCGACCCTGCCGCCCGCACCCGCATCAGGGCCGAGCTGGGATACGGCGACGGCAATTTCGTGGTCGGTCTCCTGGGCCGCTTCGACCGGGTCAAGGGTCAGCACGAGCTGATCCGGGCCGTGGCGCGGCTGCACGCGCAGGGGATGAAGAACATCCGCCTCCTTTTGCTCGGCTTTGACTCGGCCACGCCGGAATCCACGGTGCGCGGCTGGATCACGGAGCACGGCATCGACTCCATCACCGCCATCACGGGCAAGCGCCCCGATATCGCCGCCTGTCTGAACGTTCTCGATCTTGGCGTGGTCGCATCGCTCTGGTCCGAGACCATCGCCCGGGCGGCCCTTGAGATCATGGCCACGGGCGTGCCGCTGATCAGCACCGATGTCGGCGTCATGCCCGATCTGCTGGAACCTGGAGCTCTCTTTGCCGCCGGGGACGTGGACGGCCTGGAACAGGGCATCCGCGCCGTGGCCACGGAGCCGGGCCTGGCCGAATCCCTGCTGGAAGTGCAAGGCAGGCGCATGGCCGATCTTTCAGGGCGCGACTTTCTGACCCAGACCCTGGCGGTCTACGAGGATGCGCCATGA
- a CDS encoding glycosyltransferase family 4 protein — protein MKRVALMLPKLSRYGGAEQFGFRLAEYLATQCAAEFEVTFICAKQDGPAPSGVRVIRVGRPIPGKLGKVLWFALAAEVARRRGKFDVSVGLGNTVFQDIARLSGGPTRLFWDYSIRAYAPGRERILKTLARQLSPGKQLGRLIERLCARHTPVLVANSEFVRDLTVQAYGGLRPENIRLIYNKPDLGRFLPGDPPLRPELRRRFGLPEQADLIVTAGTNFRLKGIHVLVRALAQLPASFHVAVAGGRGSRDLTALAETLGVRARVHFLGRVDDMPALYQSGDIFVLDTFYDACANAVLEALACGLPTISTACNGSSVFLRPEAVLGDPADASGLAQRIKALIHKGSTARTDYAPRSGLEPYADLIREFS, from the coding sequence ATGAAACGCGTCGCGCTCATGCTCCCGAAACTGAGCCGGTACGGCGGGGCCGAGCAGTTCGGATTCCGCCTGGCCGAATATCTGGCCACCCAGTGTGCGGCGGAATTCGAGGTGACCTTCATCTGCGCCAAGCAGGACGGCCCTGCGCCAAGCGGCGTGCGGGTGATCCGGGTCGGCCGTCCGATACCGGGCAAGCTCGGCAAGGTCCTCTGGTTCGCACTGGCTGCCGAGGTCGCACGTCGCAGGGGAAAATTCGACGTGAGCGTGGGGCTCGGGAACACCGTCTTCCAGGACATCGCGCGCCTTTCGGGCGGGCCGACCAGACTTTTCTGGGACTACTCCATCCGCGCCTATGCCCCGGGCCGGGAGCGCATCCTGAAGACCCTCGCCAGGCAGCTCTCGCCGGGCAAGCAGCTCGGCCGGCTCATCGAAAGGTTGTGCGCGCGGCACACCCCCGTGCTGGTGGCCAACTCCGAATTCGTGCGCGACCTGACCGTGCAGGCCTATGGCGGCCTACGCCCCGAAAACATCCGCCTCATCTACAACAAACCGGATCTTGGCCGCTTCTTGCCCGGTGACCCGCCCCTCAGGCCGGAGCTGCGCCGACGTTTCGGCCTGCCGGAACAGGCGGACCTGATCGTCACCGCGGGCACCAATTTCCGTTTGAAAGGCATCCATGTCCTGGTCAGGGCCCTGGCCCAGCTGCCGGCATCGTTCCACGTGGCCGTGGCCGGCGGACGCGGCAGCCGGGACCTGACCGCCCTGGCCGAGACGCTCGGGGTACGGGCGCGCGTCCATTTTCTGGGCCGGGTGGACGACATGCCCGCCCTTTATCAGTCCGGGGACATTTTCGTGCTGGACACCTTCTATGACGCCTGCGCCAACGCCGTGCTCGAAGCCCTGGCCTGCGGCCTGCCGACCATATCCACGGCCTGCAACGGCAGCTCCGTTTTTTTGCGCCCCGAAGCGGTCCTTGGCGACCCCGCCGACGCCTCGGGACTGGCCCAGCGCATCAAGGCCCTGATCCACAAGGGCTCCACCGCGCGCACCGACTATGCGCCGCGAAGCGGCCTTGAGCCCTACGCCGACCTTATCCGGGAATTTTCATGA